A single genomic interval of Microbulbifer variabilis harbors:
- a CDS encoding helix-turn-helix domain-containing protein, whose protein sequence is MNGMQCRMARAGLDWSGKELSERAGVRPATISAFEKGGAALTTTVDKLREAFLVTSRVRFEGETGVFVQPFEG, encoded by the coding sequence ATGAACGGAATGCAGTGCCGCATGGCACGAGCTGGGCTTGATTGGTCGGGTAAAGAGCTATCGGAAAGGGCAGGAGTTCGCCCTGCAACCATTAGTGCTTTTGAGAAGGGGGGAGCTGCCCTCACTACGACAGTGGATAAACTAAGAGAAGCTTTTCTAGTTACTAGTCGTGTTCGTTTTGAAGGGGAAACTGGTGTGTTTGTTCAGCCTTTTGAAGGCTGA